From a single Brassica napus cultivar Da-Ae chromosome C9, Da-Ae, whole genome shotgun sequence genomic region:
- the LOC106401990 gene encoding AAA-ATPase At3g28580, with the protein MATMGQLWANTGSALATLMFVYTIFKQWFPHVGDHFEPFFQRLFSRFYPYIQITFHEYSGERFQRSEAYLGIQSYLSKDSSSRAKKLKANTTKGSKSLVLSMDDKEEITDEFENVTVWWQSKKEGNIRQSFSFYPAADEKRYYMLRFHRRDREVIIERYLEHVMKEGKTIELKNRERKLYSNTPGQNHGNQTKWSHVTFEHPATFDTLAMEEKKKEEIKSDLVKFSKSKDYYKKIGKAWKRGYLLFGPPGTGKSTMIAAMANFLEYDVYDLELTTVMDNTQLRRLLIETSTKSIIVIEDIDCSLNLTGQRKNKKEEEDEDGDDKEAIEKKMMKNEGDKKESKVTLSGLLNFIDGLWSACGGERIIVFTTNFVDKLDPALIRKGRMDKHIEMSYCGFEAFKVLAKNYLDVVESELFDEIKWLLEVEEIKMTPADVGENLLPKSEGEEGETCLRRLIEALKEEKEEAKRRVEEEAKQKKEEEEEKKRRKEKKAEKEAKEEEEKKKKKKIEENGDAEH; encoded by the coding sequence ATGGCTACGATGGGTCAGCTATGGGCTAACACAGGCTCTGCTCTAGCAACCCTAATGTTTGTATACACAATCTTCAAACAATGGTTCCCTCATGTTGGAGACCACTTTGAACCATTCTTTCAAAGACTATTCAGCCGTTTCTACCCTTACATCCAAATAACGTTTCACGAATACAGCGGAGAGCGTTTCCAGCGAAGCGAGGCCTACTTAGGGATCCAAAGCTATCTCAGCAAAGACTCCTCTTCTCGAGCCAAGAAGCTAAAAGCCAACACGACCAAAGGAAGCAAGTCGCTTGTCCTAAGCATGGATGATAAGGAAGAGATTACAGACGAGTTTGAGAACGTAACGGTCTGGTGGCAGTCCAAGAAAGAAGGGAACATTAGGCAATCGTTCTCTTTTTACCCTGCGGCTGATGAGAAGAGATACTACATGTTGAGGTTCCATAGACGTGACAGAGAAGTCATCATAGAGAGGTATCTTGAGCATGTAATGAAGGAAGGGAAGACGATAGAGCTGAAGAATAGAGAGAGGAAGCTTTATTCGAATACTCCGGGACAGAACCATGGGAACCAGACAAAGTGGAGTCATGTAACGTTTGAGCATCCAGCGACTTTTGATACTCTAGCtatggaagagaagaagaaggaagagatcAAGAGCGATCTCGTTAAGTTTAGTAAGAGCAAAGATTATTACAAGAAGATTGGTAAGGCTTGGAAGAGAGGGTATCTCTTGTTTGGACCGCCCGGGACTGGTAAATCAACCATGATTGCTGCCATGGCAAACTTCTTGGAGTATGATGTTTATGATCTTGAGTTAACAACGGTTATGGATAACACACAGCTGAGGAGGTTACTGATTGAGACTTCTACAAAGTCTATTATTGTGATTGAAGATATAGATTGTTCTCTTAACCTAACGGGACAGAGGAAGAataagaaggaggaggaggatgaagaTGGAGACGACAAGGAAGCAatagagaagaagatgatgaagaatgaAGGTGATAAGAAAGAGAGCAAAGTTACATTATCAGGGCTACTAAATTTCATTGATGGGTTATGGTCAGCATGTGGTGGAGAGAGGATCATTGTGTTTACTACAAACTTTGTGGACAAGCTGGATCCTGCTTTGATTAGGAAAGGAAGAATGGATAAACATATAGAGATGTCTTATTGTGGGTTTGAAGCTTTTAAGGTGTTGGCAAAGAACTATTTGGATGTGGTGGAGAGTGAGTTATTTGATGAGATAAAGTGGTTGCTTGAGgttgaagaaatcaagatgaCGCCGGCTGATGTTGGGGAGAATCTGTTGCCTAAGTCAGAAGGGGAAGAGGGAGAGACTTGTTTGAGGCGTTTGATTGAAGCTTTGAaagaggagaaggaggaggCAAAGAGGAGGGTTGAGGAAGAGGCGAAgcagaagaaggaagaagaggaagagaagaagaggaggaaggaaAAGAAAGCTGAGAAGGAGGCAAAGGAAGaggaggaaaagaagaagaagaaaaagattgaAGAAAATGGTGACGCAGAGCATTGA
- the LOC106402022 gene encoding AAA-ATPase At3g28510-like, with protein sequence MFETGAIWGITGTTVTSFMFIWAIYSQYVPRHLRVTVEKYGYKMVGWVSFYVHIKFTEYTEEGLKRSENYDAIRNYLSTNSAARAQRLKANESKNSKSLVLSMDDHEEVEDEFNGVKVKWYSNVKVTQTQSNYGRTSSDERRFFTLTFHRRHRGMIIETYLNHVIDEGKAIGLRNRERKLYTNNSSSEWYPWRSGKWSNVPFHHPATFETLAMDPEKKERIKKDLIKFSKGKDYYKKVGKPWKRGYLLFGPPGTGKSTMISAIANFLDYDVYDLELTTVKDNSELKKLLLDTKGKSIIVIEDIDCSLDLTGQRKTKKEEDEEDDAEKKKEAEKKEKKEAEKLSKVTLSGLLNSIDGLWSACSDEKIIIFTTNFVDKLDPALIRRGRMDNHIEMSYCKFEAFKVLAKNYLDIESHELYGEIERLLEETDVSPADVAETLMPKSDEDDADVCIKRLVKTVEEEKEKAKKLAEEEEKSKAEKEEKRKKKKEEEAEKKKIEEEEKKKTEEEDKKENEKKVKGSEENGDVSASGIK encoded by the coding sequence ATGTTTGAAACCGGAGCAATATGGGGTATAACCGGCACGACGGTGACGAGCTTTATGTTCATTTGGGCGATTTACTCACAATACGTGCCTCGCCATCTCCGAGTCACCGTGGAGAAATACGGCTACAAGATGGTCGGATGGGTCTCTTTCTACGTCCACATCAAGTTCACAGAATACACAGAAGAAGGTCTCAAGAGAAGCGAGAACTACGACGCCATACGCAACTATCTATCCACCAACTCAGCCGCTCGTGCGCAGAGGTTAAAGGCTAACGAGTCAAAAAACAGCAAGTCCTTGGTGCTTAGCATGGACGACCACGAGGAAGTTGAAGATGAGTTCAATGGTGTGAAGGTGAAGTGGTACTCCAATGTGAAAGTGACTCAGACTCAGTCTAACTACGGTCGAACCAGCTCGGACGAGAGAAGGTTCTTCACGCTTACTTTCCATAGGAGACACAGAGGGATGATCATTGAGACATATCTTAATCATGTGATAGATGAAGGGAAAGCTATAGGGTTGAGGAATAGAGAGAGGAAGCTTTACACTAACAACTCAAGCTCAGAGTGGTATCCTTGGAGGTCAGGTAAGTGGAGCAATGTCCCTTTCCATCATCCCGCGACGTTCGAGACTTTGGCTATGGATCCTGAGAAGAAAGAAAGGATCAAGAAGGATCTGATAAAGTTTAGCAAAGGGAAAGATTATTACAAGAAGGTTGGGAAGCCATGGAAGAGAGGCTACCTCTTGTTCGGTCCCCCCGGGACAGGGAAATCGACGATGATATCCGCGATAGCGAACTTCTTGGACTATGATGTGTATGATCTTGAGCTAACCACCGTGAAGGACAACTCAGAGTTAAAGAAGCTGTTGCTTGATACAAAAGGTAAGTCTATCATTGTGATTGAAGATATTGATTGCTCTCTCGATCTTACGGGGCAGAGGAAGACTAAAaaggaggaagatgaagaggatgacgcggagaagaagaaggaagctgagaagaaggagaagaaggaagCTGAGAAGCTTAGTAAAGTGACACTCTCAGGGCTGTTGAACTCCATTGATGGGTTATGGTCAGCTTGTAGTGATGAGAAGATTATTATATTCACAACGAACTTTGTGGACAAGCTTGATCCAGCTTTGATAAGGAGAGGGAGGATGGATAACCATATTGAGATGTCTTATTGCAAGTTTGAAGCATTCAAGGTGTTGGCTAAGAACTACTTGGATATTGAGTCACATGAGTTGTATGGAGAGATAGAAAGATTGCTCGAGGAAACCGATGTGTCTCCTGCTGATGTTGCGGAGACTTTGATGCCGAAGTCTGATGAAGATGATGCAGATGTTTGCATCAAGCGTTTGGTCAAGACTgtggaagaagagaaggagaaggcaaagaagttggctgaggaagaagagaagagtaaagcagagaaagaggagaagaggaagaagaagaaagaagaggaagcggagaagaagaagatagaggaagaagagaagaagaagacagaggaagaagacaagaaggaGAATGAAAAGAAAGTGAAGGGCTCGGAGGAAAACGGCGACGTTTCTGCAAGTGGTATCAAGTAA